One Paraburkholderia agricolaris DNA segment encodes these proteins:
- a CDS encoding gamma-glutamyl-gamma-aminobutyrate hydrolase family protein, with amino-acid sequence MRNKPLVGISADRTMMGVHPSHVTGEKYIAAIVDGSQALAMLLPALGERQSTADILDAVDGLLFTGSYSNVEPHRYGGHPSAPGTLHDAARDATTLPLLRAAIAAGVPVLAVCRGFQEMNVVFGGTLHQSVHAVAGLNDHRENKEDDLDVQYAPSHSITLTQGGLLQRLSGGTNEARVNSLHGQGVERLGVGLVAEATAPDGLIEAVSVKDARAFALGVQWHPEWKHANDALSTAIFRAFGDACRDRMRTKAGYGAASAAATHA; translated from the coding sequence ATGCGAAACAAACCCCTGGTCGGCATCAGCGCCGACAGAACGATGATGGGAGTTCACCCATCGCACGTCACCGGCGAAAAGTACATCGCCGCGATCGTGGACGGCTCACAGGCGCTGGCCATGTTGCTGCCGGCGCTCGGCGAGCGTCAGTCCACCGCGGACATACTGGACGCTGTCGACGGGCTGCTGTTCACCGGCAGCTATTCGAATGTCGAGCCGCACCGCTACGGCGGCCATCCCAGCGCGCCGGGCACGTTGCACGACGCCGCACGCGATGCGACGACGCTGCCGCTGCTGCGCGCGGCGATCGCCGCGGGCGTGCCGGTGCTGGCGGTATGCCGGGGCTTCCAGGAAATGAACGTGGTGTTCGGCGGGACGTTGCATCAAAGCGTTCACGCGGTGGCTGGCTTGAACGACCATCGCGAGAACAAGGAAGACGACCTCGACGTGCAATACGCACCGTCGCATTCGATCACGCTGACGCAGGGCGGCTTGTTGCAGCGCCTCTCGGGCGGCACGAATGAAGCGCGTGTGAATTCATTGCACGGTCAGGGCGTCGAGCGGCTGGGCGTGGGCCTGGTGGCAGAGGCCACCGCCCCCGATGGATTGATCGAAGCGGTGAGTGTGAAAGATGCGCGTGCCTTCGCGCTGGGTGTGCAGTGGCACCCGGAATGGAAGCATGCCAACGACGCGCTTTCCACCGCGATCTTCCGCGCCTTCGGCGACGCCTGCCGCGATCGAATGCGCACCAAGGCCGGCTATGGCGCGGCATCCGCCGCTGCCACGCATGCCTGA
- a CDS encoding cupin domain-containing protein: MSIEVATRLQYIRKKNGLSQRELAKRAGVTNGTISLIEQNRVSPSVGSLKKLLECIPMSLAEFFTFEVEVQRSVVSRRADMPNLGNESIEFYLAGSSVKDRNMGILREVYQPLSDTGPEMLEHEGHEGGVVVSGQIELTVDGVTWLLDPGDSYYFESRLPHRFRNPSAEHLCEIVSANSPPTF, translated from the coding sequence ATGTCTATAGAAGTAGCAACCCGTCTGCAATACATCCGTAAGAAGAATGGCCTGTCTCAGCGTGAACTGGCAAAACGGGCGGGAGTGACCAATGGCACGATTTCGCTGATAGAACAGAACCGCGTGAGTCCGTCGGTTGGGTCGTTGAAGAAACTGCTCGAATGCATACCGATGAGTCTCGCTGAGTTCTTCACCTTTGAAGTCGAGGTGCAGCGCTCGGTTGTATCGCGCCGCGCCGACATGCCGAATCTCGGTAACGAGTCGATTGAGTTCTATCTTGCGGGCTCCAGTGTGAAAGACCGCAACATGGGCATTCTTCGCGAGGTCTATCAACCGCTGTCGGATACGGGGCCCGAAATGCTGGAGCACGAGGGGCATGAGGGCGGGGTGGTGGTCAGCGGTCAGATCGAACTGACGGTGGACGGCGTCACGTGGCTGCTCGACCCTGGTGACAGCTATTACTTCGAAAGCCGCCTGCCGCATCGTTTTCGCAATCCCAGCGCGGAGCATCTCTGCGAGATCGTGTCGGCCAACTCGCCGCCTACGTTCTAA
- a CDS encoding aldehyde dehydrogenase has translation MDKKSLAFWQDKAATLSIEGRAFIDGEYRAAAGGRTFDCLSPIDGRLLAKVADSGAADVDAAVAAARRAFDAGVWSDLNPRKRKAILLRWAASIREHMDELALLETLDAGKPIADTTTVDVPGAAYCVEWFAEAIDKVGGEVAPADHHLVGLVTREPIGVVAAVVPWNFPILMASWKFGPALAAGNSVVLKPSEKSPLTAIRLAQLALDAGIPAGVFNVMPGAGEPGKLLALHQDVDCLAFTGSTNVGKLIMQYAGQSNLKRVWLELGGKSPNIVMPDCPDLDRAANAAAGAIFYNMGEMCTAGSRLLVHRDIKEVFLDKLIAAARSYTPGNPLDPQTSMGAIVDNVQLERVLGYIEAGRAEAKLLLGGSRVRQETGGFYIEPTIFEIPAAGAKVAREEIFGPVLSVITFDTVEEAIRIANDSEYGLAAALWTSNLTTAHEVSRKLRAGTVWVNCYDEGGDMNFPFGGYKQSGNGRDKSLHALEKYTELKSTLVRLR, from the coding sequence ATGGACAAGAAATCTCTCGCCTTCTGGCAAGACAAAGCCGCTACGCTTTCTATCGAAGGTCGTGCGTTTATCGACGGCGAATACCGTGCTGCCGCGGGCGGCCGTACGTTCGACTGCCTGAGCCCGATCGACGGCAGGCTGCTTGCCAAAGTCGCCGACAGTGGCGCGGCGGATGTAGACGCCGCCGTGGCGGCCGCGCGCCGCGCGTTTGACGCCGGCGTGTGGTCGGACCTCAATCCACGCAAGCGCAAGGCGATTCTGTTGCGCTGGGCCGCGTCGATCCGCGAACACATGGACGAACTCGCGCTGCTCGAAACGCTGGACGCAGGCAAGCCGATTGCCGACACGACCACGGTGGACGTGCCGGGTGCGGCGTACTGCGTCGAGTGGTTTGCCGAAGCGATCGACAAGGTCGGCGGCGAAGTCGCGCCGGCCGATCATCACCTGGTGGGCCTCGTCACGCGCGAGCCGATCGGCGTGGTTGCCGCGGTGGTGCCGTGGAATTTTCCAATCCTGATGGCTTCGTGGAAGTTCGGCCCGGCGCTTGCCGCGGGCAACAGCGTCGTGCTCAAGCCTTCGGAGAAATCGCCGCTCACCGCGATTCGCCTCGCCCAGCTCGCGCTGGACGCCGGTATTCCCGCCGGTGTGTTCAACGTGATGCCGGGCGCGGGTGAGCCTGGCAAGCTGCTGGCGCTGCATCAGGACGTGGACTGTCTGGCCTTCACCGGCTCGACCAACGTCGGCAAGCTGATCATGCAGTACGCCGGCCAGTCGAATCTGAAGCGCGTCTGGCTCGAACTCGGCGGCAAGTCGCCGAACATCGTGATGCCCGATTGCCCCGACCTCGATCGCGCAGCGAATGCGGCGGCCGGCGCGATCTTCTACAACATGGGCGAAATGTGCACCGCCGGCTCCCGCCTGCTCGTCCATCGCGACATCAAGGAGGTGTTCCTCGACAAGCTGATCGCCGCCGCGCGTAGCTATACACCGGGCAACCCGCTCGATCCGCAAACCTCGATGGGTGCGATCGTCGACAACGTGCAGCTCGAACGCGTGCTCGGCTATATCGAAGCGGGCCGCGCCGAAGCGAAACTGTTGCTGGGTGGATCGCGGGTCAGGCAGGAGACCGGCGGTTTCTATATCGAACCGACCATCTTCGAGATTCCGGCTGCCGGGGCCAAAGTTGCGCGCGAGGAAATCTTCGGGCCGGTGTTGTCAGTGATCACGTTCGACACGGTTGAAGAGGCGATCAGGATCGCTAACGATAGCGAGTATGGTCTTGCCGCCGCCCTGTGGACCTCGAACCTCACCACCGCACATGAAGTGTCGCGCAAGCTGCGTGCCGGCACGGTATGGGTCAACTGCTATGACGAAGGCGGGGATATGAACTTCCCGTTCGGCGGCTACAAGCAATCGGGCAACGGACGCGACAAGTCGTTGCACGCGCTGGAGAAGTACACCGAGCTGAAGTC